Below is a window of Rhodamnia argentea isolate NSW1041297 chromosome 11, ASM2092103v1, whole genome shotgun sequence DNA.
ACTCGGCTGTGAGCCGTGGTCCGTGGGGGGCGGCTGCGACCGATGGCTTTCTTGGGGGGGGTGGGTTTGCGTTGGTCGGCAGCGATCGACGATAGTTGGAGGTGGGCGGCGACGGGCAACGAAGGTCGGCAATGGGTGGCGATGGTGGAGATgtggttgggagagagaggTGAAGAGAATGAAAAGAGGCCGAAATTAGAGAGATATTGATATTGAGAGATTTCTattttgaaagagaaataattttttttaacttctgaaattggctcaaaaataatttcaaaagtagaaatttgctttagaagtagaaatgtaATGCTGCgcaatcaaacggatttctgcttcaaaaattgtattactaaatggattttttatccaaaagcacttttagagtagaaattcATTTCCGTAAGTGtcaccatgcgcgccctaagttACCGCGTTTGTTATAGGTAGAAggacttttccttttcaaacaTTAGGTTTATgttcaactaaaaaaaaaaaagggaaaaccacattcataaaaaagtaaaaaagatatgacatttgattaaaaaatatatttcacgTCTTGGGGTGCATATTTCCAATGCACATGCCCATGTACTGCATAAATTTCATCTCATTGATTAttcatataatatattttttctgcTATAAGTACATTAATTGAGCTCTAGTCTTGCATATAGTTTTGTTATAATCATTACATCAAAGGATGCCCTTAAAAATGCTACATCTTGTTAAAGAAAACGGCGAAAAGGACACATTTAGTCCCTAAAATTGCATTTATTTGTAATGGGGTTCCTTGAACTTATAGTTTGTGCAATTTACTCCTTCAActtgtggaatttttttcaatCGAGTCTCTTCATTTCTAATTCCAACAAATGGAATTCAACTTTTCCACCAATACCAATCAAAAGTGCAACGAAAAACTCAATGCCACTATTGGCAATTTCATTTGCACTGACCAAGCTATAAGAACAATTGACCCCTATGCATCCAAGCAAACCGCAATAGTTTTTCATTCTCGTGGCGGCGACGATCGTCTCTAATGAGGCCTTTAGCCAAAAGTGATGGATGCTTTCACTTCCCTGCAATTAGCGATGGAAGGAGTCCGATCACTCGTTTGAATAAATTACAAGTTCGATGACCCCATTGAAGGCTTTAAAATTTAATTCTTTCACATTGGTCGAATCACACTAAATGTAGTTTCGCGAGTGCTCAAGGGATGTCGGCATTTTGCTATTCTTGGACATTAAGCAATGCAAGGTGCATCCAAACACAGGTGGGAACAACACCAATTAAGATTAAGACTTTGTCAAATGACCACGTTTCGCATTAAAAGGGACACGACTCAAATAAGAACAAAATTTTTGGCATCGTATTAAATATTAACCCCTTCGTTAAATTCAGGAGCGTTCGTTCGATGGTCCCCCAAATTCCGAATTAGTCAAAGGGAGAGACCGACTCttcctctttcctctctctctctctctctctctctctctctctctctgggaccGCAACACGCATCGTCTTCTCACTTACCTCGCCGTCACGTTCGGGCGCAGCACAAGCTTCGCTAACGAACACCCATCACTCCCAAATCGATCTTCATAAGCAGATTTCATACCTGAATTCTCCTTCACGTCGCATTTCGCTTCAACCCCATTAGCGGAAGAACGGGAAAAATCGATACTTTAAGCTGATTGTTAATCTGTAATGGCGGTCGCGACGGCGGCGGCGCAGCCGCTGAGCTGCCGCTTCATGCCTAAGAGGGTCTGCTTCTCCTTCGCGGCCTACGCCAAGAGCCTCATCGACCACCTCGTCTCCTGCAACATCCCCGTCCTCGAAGGCCTCACGGAGGCTGAATTCGCCTACCTGGAGTCCGGCTTCTCCCTCGATTTCCCGCCAGACCTCCGGTCGATCCTCCGGGAAGGTCTCCCCGTCGGTCCCGGGTTCGTCAACTGGCGGTCGTCTTCCCCGCAGCAGCTCCAGATTCTCGCGAGCCTCCCGGGCCGGAGCCTGATCAAGGAGGTGTCGCAGAGCGGTTTCTGGTGCGACGCGTGGGGCGAGAGGCCAAGCGATCGCGACGGAGCGGTCGAGTTAGCGAAGAGGTTGTTGGAAGAATCGCCGGTTCTGGTGCCGGTTTACCGGAGCTGCTACATCCCGGCGTCGCCGAACGCCGCCGGCAATCCGGTTTTCTACATTGACGGGGGGGACGTCCGCGTGCTGAGCTTCGACCTCGCCGGATTCTTCCAGGAGTCCGAGTGGATGCGCATCGGCGTCTTCCGGCCGGCCCGGAAGGTGCCGCCGAGAATCGGGGCGCCGGCGTGGGCCGCGAAGGAGCCGCGGTGGATCGAGTTCTGGAGCGACGTGGCGGAGAGAGGCGGGAGGCGGGAGCAGCCGGCGGTGACGGCTGCGCGAGGGAGCACGCGCGGGTGGTGGTGCGGCGGTGGCGGAGGTGGAGGCAAGCTCGGGGCGTGCTTGGAGGAGGCGTACTGGAGGCTGAGGGACGGAGGCTGGAGGGAGGAGGAAGTGAGGGAGATGTTGTCGATGGACGGCTGCGATGGGAGGGTGAAGGCGGGGGATGACGTGGCGAGATCCCAGGAAGGCCTTGCTTGGCACGTGAGAGCGTGGTCTCTGGAATTATTGCGTGCGGGATGGAGCAAGGGGGATGTGGCGGAGACTCTTGGGATCAACGTTGACGAGAAGAGCGAGGTCGGTCTCTGTGTTCCTGATGATCGAGGCTAAGGTTGGGAGCACCCGAAACGACGTCGCGAGACAAGAGGGCATTTTCTGTTGAGCTACACTTCGAGCGAATGGATGGCGTCATAAATCTCTTAAGATCATGAGcgctcctcatttttccggatTTTGTGCTTTATACTCATACATACAATTATAAAGATTTAGGTAGAGATTATCATGTAAATTTTCTGTTTAGTGTAAATACAAAACCTGTGGGAGAGATTATGTGAATCCCCATGAGCAAACACACATTGCTTATTGCATAAATAAGgcataaaaaatttcgaaagtCTTGGGTTCATTTACACGATAAGAGGTTGTGCCAGGCAAATGTACTAATGTACGAAACACCCAAGAGAAAGTATCTAGTAATGTTCCAAATTCGGCCATTAGGGACCAATACCCGAGCATCGAAGTCCCGGGCACATTCTCCTTTGTCTTGTTCTCGGCCTCGGGGGAGCTTGACTCACCTCAAGTGACTTGGGAGCTTGGCCGTAGGGGTCTTGGACATGAGATCCAAGGTCTCGGGCCCGACCACCTGGACTCCGGCTTGCCCGTTGAGATCCTTGGTGCTGGAGACCTAGGTCAAGCCTCACGGCATCACGGACGAGGGTTGGCAACCCGCGCATGGGAGCCGAGGTTATCCGGGCTTGGGCATCCAAGTCTTCTTTCTTTAAAGACCCTGAAGCGTGGGATTCGTCAATCGCTGTTAATCCATGCTTGCATTTAAGAAGGTTAAGATTCCTCCATCTGTCACAtgatgttcttttctttaaggATTGTCTAAGCATATGATTCGTCAATCCCTACTTATGTTGGAAATGATAGGATTTGCCAATCCGTAGGGTATAGTTTCTTGAACGCAAGTTTCTTAAAGATTCAAGTGATATCTCAGCATATTCACAAACAATAATTGAACAACCAATCCTTCGTCAAGTACAACAAAAATCCTTGATTCTCCAAGTGATCAAGGAGAAGTAAAAGagcgaagaaaatgaaaaaattcgaTTCAACTTTCGTTACTCTtttgggagaagaagatacggaaaatgttgtgaataaaattACACGTTATTTTACTTGGATGAAGATCCAAGAACGTTCAGTGAGGTAATAGCATCTTGAGATGCATCATTCTCATAAGAAAATGATGATGGAAAGAGGTGCCTAGGAAGAATTCTCAATGCTTTGTCTAATCGTccatatgaatttttattttattttattttatcttacaATAATTCCAAAGGACATTTGGAATGTCTTGAAGACCAAAAACACAAACAAGGTACGAATAGATTTAGTGCTTGgggatatttttaatttatcatgtTCAACtgaaaatctatttctaaacAAGTGGAAGAATTCTAAATAGGCACAAGGACACTTGGAGTGCTAATATTTCTATACAGCCCTCAATTtgttgttaatatttttttatttacttaagtgtcaatttttttaaaaaacagtTAGTTCGGTCCCAACTCCGGTGAACTTAGCTGGAAATCATATATGGCATCTATGTGGCTCGCTAGAAGATCCTAATCTGCAAAAAAAGAGTtagaaatcaataaaaaaatccatataatagtataaaaaaaaataagattaaaaaaaaaaaaaagaagttgcagCCCTCACCACACCTGCCCTACCATCGCCATATGGCTAagggggtcgccgagcccgCCGAGGCCACGTTAGGGCCAGAAGGCTTGGCCGTCACAAGGCGAGGTTGGCTTCGCCATGGGTCCGGGAGGCCTTGGCTAGGCCTTGGTGACCACCCTCAGCCATTCCCCACCCTTGTCGGCCATTGCCAGtgagggctatgcaagcccttGCATtgtaacttcttcttcttcttcttcttcttcttcttcttttaattttgattattttcctatttaattttaatttttaaaaaaatttaacttatttttaagtttaaaagtccacatgGATGCCctggcttgtttttttttttttttttacaaaaaaaattgccacgtaatgttaaaaaattaaaataaatgacACGTAATTAATTGgccggaatttctcgccgttggcacttaagtgatcattttttttctccgatttgg
It encodes the following:
- the LOC115739335 gene encoding uncharacterized protein LOC115739335; the protein is MAVATAAAQPLSCRFMPKRVCFSFAAYAKSLIDHLVSCNIPVLEGLTEAEFAYLESGFSLDFPPDLRSILREGLPVGPGFVNWRSSSPQQLQILASLPGRSLIKEVSQSGFWCDAWGERPSDRDGAVELAKRLLEESPVLVPVYRSCYIPASPNAAGNPVFYIDGGDVRVLSFDLAGFFQESEWMRIGVFRPARKVPPRIGAPAWAAKEPRWIEFWSDVAERGGRREQPAVTAARGSTRGWWCGGGGGGGKLGACLEEAYWRLRDGGWREEEVREMLSMDGCDGRVKAGDDVARSQEGLAWHVRAWSLELLRAGWSKGDVAETLGINVDEKSEVGLCVPDDRG